The following coding sequences lie in one Niabella agricola genomic window:
- the hpt gene encoding hypoxanthine phosphoribosyltransferase — MADITVHNKRFSVYLSEAVLQKRIKELADAINADYAGKKVYFLAILNGSFMFAADFFKYLTIDSEICFIKLASYKGLKSSGAVTTAIGLEEDLHEKHVVILEDIIDTGKTLHYFLPQLEHQQPSSLKIVALLHKSEMTKYQVPIDYTGFVIPNKFVVGYGLDYDGLGRNYKDIYQLAED, encoded by the coding sequence ATGGCAGACATTACGGTACACAACAAACGCTTTTCGGTTTACCTGTCAGAAGCAGTATTGCAAAAAAGAATTAAGGAGCTGGCAGACGCCATCAACGCGGATTATGCCGGAAAGAAGGTATACTTCCTGGCAATCCTGAACGGATCGTTTATGTTTGCCGCCGATTTTTTCAAATACCTGACCATCGACAGCGAGATCTGCTTTATTAAACTGGCGTCCTATAAAGGATTAAAATCTTCGGGCGCTGTCACAACTGCTATCGGGCTGGAAGAAGACCTGCATGAGAAGCACGTGGTGATTCTTGAAGACATTATCGACACCGGGAAAACACTACACTATTTTCTTCCACAACTGGAGCATCAGCAACCCAGCTCATTAAAGATCGTTGCACTCCTGCATAAGTCGGAAATGACAAAATACCAGGTACCGATCGATTATACCGGCTTCGTGATCCCCAACAAATTTGTGGTAGGCTATGGCCTGGATTACGATGGACTGGGCCGGAATTACAAGGATATTTACCAGCTGGCAGAAGACTAA
- a CDS encoding glucosaminidase domain-containing protein — translation MAYIQQYRGIAIKEMQRTGVPAAIKLAQAILESNAGDGDLALRSNNHFGIKCKTGYTGPYVLHDDDRPQERFIKYEHPEASFQDHSDFLKGRDRYAFLFQLDPTDYKAWANGLKKAGYATNPKYPQLLIGLIERYNLEDYTLIALGKKEMPQELKASFAVAKEEAEEIAVKKIKQYPQGDFVINQTKVIFAKQGTAFEAIAARYNIPISRLFLYNDLQENQLPQNDALVFLQLKRTESPKTFHEVEAGETLYEIAQEEGVRLESLLKYNNLTKFASPAIGSRLYLQDMSAGKNSVAQNP, via the coding sequence GTGGCATATATTCAACAATACCGGGGCATTGCAATTAAAGAAATGCAGCGGACGGGGGTGCCGGCAGCCATCAAGCTGGCGCAGGCGATACTGGAATCCAATGCGGGCGACGGAGACCTGGCATTGCGCTCCAACAATCATTTTGGCATCAAGTGCAAAACCGGCTATACCGGTCCTTACGTATTACATGATGACGATCGTCCGCAGGAGCGGTTTATCAAATACGAGCACCCCGAAGCTTCCTTCCAGGATCATTCTGATTTTTTGAAAGGCCGCGACCGGTATGCGTTTCTTTTTCAACTGGATCCTACCGATTACAAAGCATGGGCGAACGGTTTGAAGAAAGCGGGGTATGCCACCAATCCCAAATACCCGCAACTTTTGATCGGTTTAATTGAGCGCTACAACCTGGAGGATTATACACTGATTGCCCTGGGCAAAAAAGAAATGCCGCAGGAACTTAAAGCGTCCTTTGCGGTAGCAAAAGAGGAGGCCGAAGAGATCGCGGTAAAAAAGATCAAACAGTATCCGCAGGGTGATTTTGTGATCAACCAGACCAAAGTGATCTTTGCAAAGCAGGGCACGGCTTTTGAAGCCATTGCTGCCCGTTACAATATTCCAATAAGCCGGCTCTTCCTGTATAACGACCTGCAGGAAAACCAGCTACCCCAAAACGACGCCCTGGTATTTTTACAGTTGAAAAGGACCGAAAGCCCCAAAACCTTTCACGAAGTAGAAGCGGGAGAAACCCTTTATGAAATTGCACAGGAAGAAGGAGTACGCCTGGAATCATTACTGAAATACAATAATCTTACGAAATTTGCCTCCCCGGCAATCGGGTCTAGGCTATATTTGCAGGATATGAGCGCCGGAAAGAACTCTGTGGCGCAAAATCCTTAA
- a CDS encoding O-methyltransferase: MELLPIELEQFAINFSTPPDPLRQEVEAFTQQQHAEPHMLSGPVQGKLLEMISHMIRPRRILEIGTFTGYSALCLAEGLTNDGELHTIEFREETAAIAHNFFQKSTLYPRIKLHVGNALNIIPALHETWDLVFIDADKPGYMDYFKLVLPAVKKNGFILADNIFFHGQVFTENPKGKSAKAIQAFNDFIQHREDIDKLVLTIRDGLYLLRKL; the protein is encoded by the coding sequence ATGGAATTATTACCCATTGAATTAGAGCAATTTGCAATTAATTTCTCCACTCCGCCCGATCCGTTGCGGCAGGAAGTGGAAGCCTTTACCCAACAGCAACACGCCGAACCGCATATGCTGAGTGGCCCGGTTCAGGGTAAACTACTGGAAATGATCAGTCACATGATCCGCCCCCGGCGCATCCTGGAGATCGGCACCTTCACCGGATACAGCGCCCTGTGTCTAGCCGAAGGACTAACGAACGACGGTGAGCTACACACCATCGAATTCCGTGAAGAAACTGCGGCCATCGCCCACAATTTTTTTCAGAAATCGACGTTATATCCAAGAATAAAACTGCATGTTGGTAACGCGCTGAATATCATTCCTGCTTTGCATGAAACCTGGGACCTGGTTTTTATTGATGCAGACAAACCGGGTTATATGGACTATTTTAAGCTCGTTTTACCGGCAGTTAAGAAAAATGGCTTTATCTTAGCGGATAACATTTTTTTCCACGGGCAGGTTTTTACCGAAAATCCCAAGGGAAAAAGCGCAAAAGCCATCCAGGCGTTTAACGATTTTATTCAACATAGAGAAGATATTGACAAACTGGTTCTGACCATTAGAGACGGACTATATTTATTGCGAAAATTGTAA
- a CDS encoding sodium:solute symporter: protein MSAGFLFSIVIAYFILLLAVAWKTSKNSNNESFFIGNRNSNWMLVAFGMIGTSLSGVTFVSVPGAVGKDGFGYMQVVLGYMIGYLLIAYVLLPLYYRLKLTSIYGYLKTRMGMLSYKTGAWFFILSRLVGATARLYLVVHILQITILDSFGIPFWISTLIILVMIILYTFEGGVKTIVWTDTLQTTCMLLGLIICTIYLLNHMNMGVGESLEAMRSSGLSQIFKTDPSKNDFFIKQILAGAFITLSMTGIDQEMMQKSISVTNLKDSQKNMVSLAFIMVVVIGLFLYLGGLLHLFAAQEQLTAKGDALFPDVAVNHMPPYISVIFIVALISALFPSADGAMTALTSSFCIDIAGLQRRTDMNETQKKRFRQKVHLLVALSFLLLVLMFYWINDNSMIGIILKLAGYTYGPLLGLFAFGIFTRRRPQDRLVPYVCFIAPIICFFIDKYQSVLFGDFKIGLELIIINAALTFIGLLTISKPVSDLSQLEQDSVH from the coding sequence ATGTCTGCAGGTTTTTTGTTCTCCATTGTAATTGCCTACTTTATACTATTGCTGGCCGTGGCCTGGAAAACCAGCAAAAACAGCAATAATGAATCCTTCTTTATCGGCAACCGGAACAGCAACTGGATGCTGGTAGCGTTCGGGATGATCGGCACTTCCCTGAGCGGCGTTACGTTTGTAAGCGTACCCGGCGCCGTGGGTAAGGATGGATTTGGATATATGCAGGTAGTACTGGGTTATATGATCGGATACCTGCTGATCGCTTATGTATTATTGCCACTCTATTACCGGTTAAAACTGACCTCAATATATGGCTATCTGAAAACCCGGATGGGCATGCTATCTTATAAGACCGGCGCCTGGTTCTTTATCCTCTCCCGCCTGGTGGGTGCCACAGCCCGGTTATACCTGGTAGTACATATCCTACAAATCACCATCCTTGATAGCTTTGGGATTCCCTTTTGGATTTCTACGCTTATTATCCTTGTCATGATCATCCTGTATACCTTTGAAGGCGGTGTGAAAACCATTGTGTGGACGGACACCCTGCAAACGACCTGTATGCTGCTGGGGTTGATCATCTGTACGATTTATCTTTTAAACCATATGAACATGGGTGTGGGCGAAAGCCTGGAAGCCATGCGTAGCAGCGGTTTATCGCAGATCTTTAAAACCGATCCTTCCAAAAACGATTTCTTTATCAAACAGATCCTGGCCGGTGCCTTTATTACGCTGAGCATGACGGGCATTGACCAGGAAATGATGCAGAAAAGCATTTCGGTTACCAACCTGAAAGACTCGCAAAAGAATATGGTGTCGCTGGCATTTATCATGGTAGTGGTAATTGGCCTGTTCCTCTACCTCGGGGGCCTGCTGCATCTGTTTGCCGCCCAGGAACAATTAACCGCTAAAGGAGATGCCCTGTTCCCGGATGTGGCCGTAAACCATATGCCACCTTATATCTCGGTTATTTTTATCGTAGCCCTGATCTCGGCCTTGTTTCCCAGTGCAGATGGAGCCATGACGGCACTAACTTCTTCCTTTTGCATCGACATCGCCGGGTTGCAACGGCGTACGGATATGAACGAAACCCAAAAGAAACGGTTCCGCCAGAAAGTACACCTGCTGGTGGCGCTTTCTTTCCTGCTGCTGGTATTGATGTTTTACTGGATCAATGACAATAGCATGATCGGTATTATCCTGAAGCTGGCCGGGTATACCTATGGTCCGCTGCTGGGGTTGTTTGCCTTTGGCATTTTCACCAGGCGCCGCCCCCAAGACCGCCTGGTACCCTATGTATGTTTTATTGCCCCGATTATTTGTTTTTTTATCGACAAGTACCAATCTGTACTGTTCGGCGACTTTAAGATTGGCCTGGAACTGATTATTATTAATGCAGCATTAACGTTTATAGGTCTGCTGACCATTTCAAAGCCCGTTTCAGATCTTTCGCAGCTGGAACAGGATTCCGTTCACTAA
- a CDS encoding LOG family protein: protein MRIKALAVFCGSKAGRDPLFTMHTEELGAMMAARGLTLVYGGGNVGLMGTIANAVLAGGGTAIGVIPQLLADRERSHKGLTQLEIVPDMHTRKRKMYELCDAAVILPGGYGTLDEFFEMITWNNLAIHDKTLFVLNTNDYYTHLLMHIRKMYEEGFLYEDPWEKIRVLASPQELERYLWG, encoded by the coding sequence ATGAGGATAAAAGCGCTTGCGGTTTTTTGCGGGTCGAAAGCGGGCCGGGATCCACTGTTTACAATGCATACCGAGGAATTGGGAGCCATGATGGCGGCACGTGGCTTAACATTGGTTTACGGCGGTGGAAATGTGGGACTGATGGGTACGATTGCCAACGCAGTGCTGGCAGGCGGCGGAACCGCTATCGGAGTAATCCCACAATTGCTGGCCGACCGGGAGCGATCACACAAAGGGTTAACCCAGCTGGAGATCGTACCGGATATGCATACCCGTAAAAGAAAGATGTATGAGCTTTGTGATGCGGCCGTCATCCTGCCTGGAGGATATGGTACCCTGGATGAATTTTTTGAAATGATTACCTGGAACAATCTGGCCATTCATGACAAAACCCTCTTTGTACTGAATACTAATGATTATTATACACATTTGCTGATGCATATCCGGAAGATGTATGAGGAAGGATTTCTTTATGAAGACCCCTGGGAGAAGATCCGCGTGCTGGCGTCGCCGCAGGAGCTGGAACGGTATCTTTGGGGCTGA
- a CDS encoding geranylgeranylglyceryl/heptaprenylglyceryl phosphate synthase: MSIQCFSSPVAFFGKTFAFLQETSFLMKMNIYSGLVEKKLNAQKSFAVLLDPDAVAPASLHSLVNLSEAAGVDYFFVGGSLVLSAHLDEVIKKIKTLTHIPVVLFPGSPSQVSPFADALLYLSLISGRNPELLIGQHVVSAPLVKRSGLEVIPTGYIVVDGGAPTTVSYISNAAPVPSDKNDIAVCTAMAGEMLGMKLIYMDAGSGARIPITESMIRAVSQNVEIPLIVGGGISNPEKAYLNCKAGADVIVVGNAIEKSTALIKEISDAVHSVKREAV, encoded by the coding sequence ATGTCTATTCAGTGTTTCAGCAGCCCGGTGGCTTTTTTTGGAAAAACTTTTGCATTTTTGCAGGAAACCTCCTTCCTGATGAAGATGAATATTTATAGTGGCTTGGTGGAAAAGAAGTTGAATGCCCAAAAATCCTTTGCGGTATTGCTGGACCCGGATGCTGTGGCGCCTGCTTCATTGCACAGCCTGGTAAACCTTTCGGAAGCAGCCGGAGTGGATTATTTTTTTGTAGGCGGAAGCCTGGTGCTTTCCGCACATTTGGATGAAGTGATCAAAAAGATCAAAACGCTCACCCATATTCCGGTGGTATTGTTTCCCGGCAGTCCCTCACAGGTGAGCCCGTTTGCAGATGCGCTGCTGTATCTTTCACTGATTTCCGGAAGGAACCCTGAGCTGTTGATCGGGCAGCATGTGGTTTCGGCGCCCTTGGTAAAGCGGAGCGGATTGGAAGTAATACCCACAGGATATATTGTAGTAGACGGCGGAGCGCCCACTACGGTTTCCTACATCAGCAATGCGGCGCCGGTGCCCTCCGATAAAAATGATATTGCAGTTTGTACAGCCATGGCCGGGGAAATGCTGGGGATGAAGCTGATCTATATGGATGCCGGAAGCGGCGCCCGGATCCCGATTACCGAATCCATGATCCGTGCTGTATCGCAAAACGTTGAGATTCCCCTGATCGTGGGCGGAGGAATCAGCAACCCGGAAAAAGCCTACCTGAATTGCAAAGCCGGTGCCGACGTGATCGTAGTGGGCAATGCCATTGAAAAATCCACTGCGCTTATCAAGGAGATCAGCGATGCCGTACATTCCGTAAAACGGGAAGCGGTTTAG
- a CDS encoding LytR/AlgR family response regulator transcription factor, which yields MKHIRTIIIDDERLARSELKKLLQGFQGIAIIDEAGNAEEGMRKINAQQPDLIFLDIQMPGKSGFEMLETLDYTPLVIFTTAYDEYALKAFQVNALDYLLKPIDSKRLEDAIKKLNLPDYEESEAASYTNHDVLNENSQVFVKDGDRCWFVKLSDIRLFESVGNYAKVFFGPNKPLILKSLNALEERLDPKAFFRANRKHIINLRMIEKIEPYFNNGLLIELKDGEKIEVSRRQAVRFKEMMSL from the coding sequence ATGAAACATATACGCACCATCATTATAGACGACGAACGGCTGGCCCGTTCAGAACTGAAGAAGTTGCTCCAGGGCTTTCAGGGCATTGCCATCATCGATGAAGCGGGCAATGCGGAAGAAGGAATGCGAAAGATTAATGCGCAACAGCCGGACCTGATTTTCCTGGATATCCAGATGCCGGGAAAGTCGGGTTTTGAAATGCTGGAAACGCTGGATTATACACCGCTGGTGATTTTTACTACGGCCTATGACGAATATGCATTAAAAGCCTTCCAGGTGAATGCGCTGGATTACCTCTTAAAACCGATTGACTCCAAGCGCCTGGAAGACGCCATCAAAAAACTCAACCTGCCGGATTACGAGGAAAGCGAAGCCGCCTCCTATACCAACCACGATGTGCTTAATGAAAACAGCCAGGTGTTTGTAAAAGACGGTGACCGTTGCTGGTTTGTAAAGCTCAGCGATATCCGGCTTTTTGAGAGCGTGGGAAACTATGCAAAAGTGTTCTTTGGCCCCAACAAACCGCTGATCTTAAAATCGCTCAATGCCCTGGAAGAGCGGCTGGATCCCAAGGCTTTTTTCCGGGCCAACCGGAAACACATCATCAATTTGCGTATGATCGAAAAAATTGAACCGTATTTCAATAACGGGTTGCTGATCGAATTAAAAGACGGAGAAAAGATCGAGGTCAGCCGGCGGCAGGCGGTACGTTTTAAGGAAATGATGAGTTTGTAA
- a CDS encoding sensor histidine kinase: protein MFSGKQRYWWFQLIGWGGLFLIHLFFAWFYGKFDTPEDRNLFFTRALSFVVIGVLLTHLMRLFILRLHLLEHNWGLQLLNFLLLSIITASLCGIIEQQVYKHFALFTQREIEVLKRRGIWLVSFNNMISWFIYIFIWNAIYIIYHYARDYQQQQIDTLRLKSLVRELELKTIKSNINPHFIFNALNSIRALVDENPGRAREAITELSNILRSSITMHKTESVALKNELAIIEDYLALEQVRFEDRLAVSYQIDSQALEKQIPPMMLQMLVENAIKHGISQELQGGTVSIAARLRNNLIELCVQNTGRLTEKKGGTGFGLNSIRDRLKLLYPGKSDFEIRQLNAETVEARIELPV, encoded by the coding sequence ATGTTTTCAGGCAAGCAGCGATACTGGTGGTTTCAGCTTATCGGATGGGGCGGACTTTTCCTCATTCATTTGTTCTTTGCCTGGTTCTACGGCAAGTTTGACACGCCTGAGGACCGGAACCTGTTTTTTACCCGGGCCCTTAGTTTTGTGGTGATCGGGGTATTGCTGACACATCTGATGCGCCTGTTTATATTGAGGCTGCACCTGCTGGAACACAACTGGGGACTACAGCTGTTGAATTTCCTGCTCCTTTCCATCATTACCGCATCCCTTTGCGGTATCATTGAACAGCAGGTGTATAAACATTTTGCGCTGTTTACGCAACGGGAAATTGAGGTGTTGAAACGCAGGGGAATCTGGCTGGTATCGTTTAACAATATGATCTCCTGGTTCATTTATATCTTTATCTGGAATGCCATCTATATCATTTATCATTATGCCCGCGATTACCAGCAGCAACAGATCGATACCCTCCGCTTAAAATCGTTGGTGCGCGAGCTGGAGCTTAAAACCATTAAGTCCAATATCAACCCGCATTTTATTTTTAATGCGCTGAACAGCATCCGGGCCCTGGTAGATGAAAATCCGGGCCGGGCACGCGAGGCCATCACGGAATTGAGCAATATCCTGCGCAGCAGCATTACCATGCATAAAACCGAATCGGTGGCATTGAAAAATGAACTGGCCATTATTGAAGACTACCTGGCCCTGGAACAGGTACGTTTTGAGGACCGGCTGGCGGTAAGCTACCAGATCGACAGCCAGGCGCTGGAAAAACAAATTCCTCCCATGATGTTGCAGATGCTGGTGGAAAATGCCATTAAACACGGCATCAGCCAGGAGCTGCAGGGAGGCACCGTTTCCATTGCCGCCCGGTTAAGAAACAACCTGATCGAACTTTGTGTACAAAACACAGGCAGGCTTACAGAGAAAAAAGGAGGAACCGGTTTTGGACTCAACAGCATCCGCGACCGTCTGAAACTGTTATATCCCGGCAAAAGCGATTTTGAGATCCGGCAGCTGAATGCCGAAACCGTGGAAGCCAGGATCGAATTGCCCGTTTAA